One genomic window of Aerosakkonema funiforme FACHB-1375 includes the following:
- a CDS encoding prepilin peptidase, translated as MDIFTALPIIVFFFMLGASVGSFLNVVVYRLPAGLSLLFPPSRCPQCLNKLKAYDNVPIFGWIWLRGRCRYCRNSISIRYPLVEAATAILFLLVLFRFGLSGQTLDYWQTFGYCAFLSWLLALSLIDLDTMTLPNSLTQSGLVTGLVFKGVLGFLTAYSAAGVASWLWSGIAGAVLGIWLFDTIAVVGKLVFQQEAMGGGDAKLAAMMGAWLGWKYLLLAGFLACAIGSFVGGGAIALGLLSRRQLMPFGPFLAMGAALTVFFGEDILATYLKLFFPLI; from the coding sequence ATGGATATCTTCACTGCATTACCGATAATTGTGTTTTTCTTCATGCTGGGGGCGTCTGTGGGCAGCTTCCTCAATGTTGTAGTTTACAGGTTGCCCGCAGGTTTATCTCTACTGTTTCCTCCCTCTCGCTGTCCGCAGTGCCTCAATAAGTTAAAAGCCTACGACAATGTACCGATTTTTGGCTGGATATGGTTGCGGGGACGCTGTAGATACTGCCGAAATTCCATTTCGATACGCTATCCCTTAGTGGAAGCAGCAACCGCCATTTTATTTTTGTTGGTTTTGTTTAGATTTGGTTTATCCGGTCAAACGCTTGACTATTGGCAAACTTTCGGGTATTGCGCTTTTTTAAGTTGGCTTTTGGCTTTATCTTTGATTGACCTGGATACCATGACTTTGCCTAATTCTCTCACTCAGTCGGGTTTAGTAACTGGTTTGGTATTTAAAGGCGTTCTCGGTTTTCTGACAGCATACAGTGCAGCAGGTGTTGCCAGCTGGCTTTGGTCAGGTATTGCTGGTGCTGTATTGGGGATATGGCTTTTTGATACGATCGCTGTGGTAGGAAAGCTCGTTTTTCAGCAAGAGGCTATGGGTGGAGGGGATGCCAAATTAGCAGCGATGATGGGCGCTTGGTTAGGTTGGAAATATTTACTGCTGGCTGGATTTTTAGCTTGTGCGATCGGATCTTTTGTCGGTGGAGGTGCGATCGCACTTGGTTTGTTAAGTCGCCGCCAGCTGATGCCTTTTGGCCCTTTCCTGGCAATGGGAGCTGCATTGACTGTTTTTTTCGGGGAAGATATTTTAGCTACGTACCTAAAACTATTTTTTCCATTGATTTGA